In Styela clava chromosome 6, kaStyClav1.hap1.2, whole genome shotgun sequence, the genomic window tataaaatattacacAATGAAAATCACAATTTAAGCCATGAAGCGGAAAAAGATTCCCATTCAATTAATCGAAACTTTGGTAAATCATCACGGTGTTGGCCATGTTATTCTGATCGTGCTcatgtaactaattttgatcTTTGGTCGACCTCACAGACATGTCTCGAACGAGTACCAAAGGATTGTTACGCAAGAAGATTTTCGTTGAAGAGTCGCTAAGGGGCACAGTCTTTTTAAAATGTCTTGAAGATATTGGGTAGGCATACGCTCTGATGAacaaatttttgcaaaatcCATTTCCTTATCAGTTTgctaaaaaaacgaaaaataaaagcaaaatgaTATTCGACAGCATGGGGCAATTTCAGGAAAGTTTAAAGTGACTGCGTCTTATGCAGTTGTCCTGGGAATAGCAAGGACCAAAAAGTCCCATAACATCGGTGAGACATTGATGAAACTTTGTCTGGTGGAATGTGCTGATATTTTGCTGAGTGAGTCAGCGGCGTCAAAGGTGAACGGGTCTCCTTGTCCAATAGCTATGCGCATTTTCAAAATAGATTCAGACATCCGGTTATCATATCGAAAAAGAAAGCAAAACTGATATTGACGGTACAATGTAAACTTTGATGCGTCCTTTGTAATCGTATGTGTCGAATTGTTCTAATCGGTGAATACCACTTTTTTTTTACACGAATCGTCACTATCTTGGGATGCTTGAGGGCGCAATGAATGTTCTCACGGGGCTTCAACTTTTACACCAATTGCAAGCCTTTATTATagaaatcgaatattcgaaccgaatcgaatatgaaattattcgaatcggttcaaagcaaaatttcgaatcgccgccatcttgtttttttactTTCCGCCAATGTTCGAGATgaatttcccaatttttttaattgaagcCATACTTTTTTACCGCAATTCTCACATATGACTATTtccttattgtgtgtgaacgttCAACAATCTGCCTGAgtaatgtattctatgtttttggtaatttatgtgtctggaggacctaatacaataagaaagttacatacaattttatatctctcaagtattcaagattcgattcgattctgaaactATTGCCTTAAGGCTTAAGGCATTTTCGACAACTACAGGATTTTGAACATATTTGGCTTAACCCATTTTcagtaaaaaaattttaatttcagtaTGTTTTAATTCAAACAACCTATTTTATTTACATAGCAAAAGTTCTGCGAAACCTTTCTTCAACAAAGAAGAGATAGACATGAAAAAATTGCGTAATGAAGAAGACAAACCCGGCCGCGAATCAGGCGAAGGTGAGTATAATATACAATGGGGCTCAAGACAATGGTCAGAATCTTGCCACTATTATTGAACTTGATacgattttgaaataattttgtttttctgttattaggtttgttaatatatatagtttatatatTTCAGACAATTATTAAGGTTTCGCGAGCCTCTGAAATGACTAATTAAAGTTCCGCTGTGACAAAAAGGTTGAATACCACTGTTCTAACCACTAATCCATTGCGCCCGAGATACCGAGTGTGGACATTTGTTAATATTTATTTCGTATTCAAACAGGCGACAAACTACAGACAAACACCACTGCGCAATCTACTGAGGCCGATACATCGGCTTTGTATTCTACGATTGTGAAACATACAGGAGCTGGCGCTAAAGAGCCAATCGAGATTTGAAAAACATTATATTGTTTACCCGTTTCTCAATAGTGCAACTGTATTATTTTAAAGTCAGCCCTCAACGTCATTACTGTATTATGACGTCGATCAtttatattatgacgtcattttgaGATATGACGTCATCTGTTTTGTTTACAAACTTAGCAATTTAAGTTTaccaattgatttgaaaatttcattggttaaatattgcatttttctttataaggctattacttttatttattcttgaatttctatgaatcctatgagatctggTATTTCATCCAAACTTtcgctatatttttattttccatgggaacacggtttttaatccgccaagcgtgacggttgTTCCAATTTGACGCGACGCTACGGCGAAACTAGGAGATTATTCAATTAACTGTAGGTGCACGGTACGAAAAGTACTTTGTTTACCGAGTtggtatccatatatttgagcatagcttttgttaatttttcaatttctgacATTTCTAATTACCAAGCTAGACAATATCAGCTAACGGGTCCGAAAACGTGGGTTTCAAGAGTCTCGACGGattcaagctacaaaaaattgacttttttttacatttcaaaaggtcTCGACCCTCACCCAggggtgggattcaatttttttgtcagccggttccttcacaaaagtcatatttttcagccggttctgttacaaacagaacattgacaggaaccagtaatgctaacgggttcgctgatctcataaaattccgagagacggttctatagaaccggctgaatcccaccactgccttCACCCCCGTGGTTCTGACCAACCCTGCTCAAAACAACTCGTGtggaaaattactttattaCCAATAAATTCGTTATATGctattatttatcatttttacgAGATAAATCTTGTGTAATTTACTGTTATTGTGATTATATTACCCATCTATGCATTATACTACCCATCTATGCATTATACTGAATTTGTCTCCGAATTGTGTATAATATTGTCTGTTTATAACTGCAAAAAGGACCCAAATTTTCGGACCAGTTTGAATAAAATGATTCTATGAAGGGCGcatattgtttgtttgtctTTTATTTACACCAGGGTTGGGTTTGCAACTTTTAATACAGGGTGTCAGATACAAATGACAGGGTGAAACCGCTGGGCGCACCTTTATTTGACATgagctttctagtagttgcatgCACAAGAAAGCaatgtaacgtcataggcatagataataaagtGGACCGATATATAGCCTTTTCAACGCACATGGATTAGAATCACTGGCACGCACCAggataaactaaattaaaaacgtTTCGAGGGCCGCAGACCATTGAAAATTGGCACTTAcctgcgggccgcacaattttttcttgcgggccgcaggttgcacacccctgaattCTACACATTTTCTTTCGATATTGGTCATATTCAAATGACCTCTCAGTGAAATGTTCTGTCAGGGATGAGAAATCCTAGCCCTAttctcaattttaatttttgaacacCTCGGAATCAGGGTTTAAAATTCCTACAAAATCGAAATTGCCCGCATACACTAGCAAAACTCATCAATGATAAAGATACAAAAAGGGCGTATATTTCAACACTGTGtctatatttttagaaatttcatATTCCTTTGCGAAACATAAACTCAAACAGGTCCAATTCCAGGCtttaatattatcatttctaACGTACTTCCTTTTACGTCCGGAACTCCATCATGATGAGTCTGATCAGATTAAACCCAATCGATCACGCAAGGTACTGATATTATCCCAAGATATAAGCAATCCTCATTATAACTTTCATGTTTGGTCTATCTTTACGTGGGGTTATAAAATACTACAAAGTTTAATGACTTTATACTATTTAGATGGCAATGATTCAGAATGATTTTTAGTACAGCTATAGCAGTGGTGAGATTAGACTTTAGTGATcgttttattcattattttaggAGTTAACAACCACAGTAAATTGGTAATGCGCACTGCAGCTGGCGATTAGcctttaatttttaatttctgaagTGATTCATGTAAAGTTTGTCATGTTATATTAGCCAAGGAGTGACATATATTACTTAACATGATGTTTAAGTTGTTTTCATTGTATGTTACGTTCAGCGAATCATGTTTCAGACCTTGGGCAACCGCAGTTAGTGGTTAATATAAATTGTAGCTGACGATTGGGGTTATAATTATGAATTTCTGAAGCTATGTATCAGATTTCTGTAAAGAGAAGCTGTTGCTAGTTTAATACAGAACGGAACCTGTTCATACAATTTTAAGTCCCATCACTGGACTATCTATAGGttcacaatttttattgaacatttgATAAATTCATTGCAGTTGCTTGCTACAGTGTCGCTATAAACTGatgggaaaaatattttattccctATTACAGGTACGTCTATGAGTAGGATAAACCCATGCTTTCATAAAACAGAACTATAGTTATATATTATTCATGTGTTGAAATACGGTCATTTGCCGGCGGCAAACTGCTTAGAGACGGGAACTAGTTGTACTAGTTGTACTAGATGATACCTTGAAGCAGATGTTTCCAGtcttttttgttaaattcctCCATTTGCCTATTTTTGAACTCTTGGTTCCTCTCTCAAGtatcataaaaattaatttattcaatatGTAATTGATCCTTAAACCAGTAGAAAGTATTAAGCGCAAGCCGCACTTCCTTTTTTGTACAGTTcaaatagtttataatgtgtgtataaataagtattatgataataaaaaaaaatattagtgaTGCCACAGCAAGTGCAAAGTCAATTCCTTCCCCAAAAAACGACAAAATAACTAGGGAGGAATAGGACGAATATAAATACGTCTAAAGGTAGTTCAGAGCGCAAGACAACGCATTTAGTCTTCCCGgacattttttcttttgtgctGAGAACGAAATAAGATTAGTCTTACTGCATCCGCTTTGCAAATATTAGTCCCggataaaacataaaatgggTGTGAATTAGATGTGTTGCCATGGTTTCGAAATTATTGATACTCTTCACAAAATGAACAGCCTGCCGTATCAGAAAGTAATAAAAGAAATTGTTAAAAATTCCGTATTTCGTACTGTAATTGTTTTCCCCGTTTTATTGTTTCGATATGCAGTATGTGTATTTCATTGttgcaaaatgaataaaattgaaattgacgAACTATTTTGACTTTCCTGTTAATACTCAAACACGAGCCACGTCCGTAAATTTGAGAGAAAAAAAAGAGTCAAAATtccaattaaattttttcaaataacttttTAGTTCTACTTCACAAAACATAATTATTATAACTCAATTCTGTTTCCTACTTGGGACTATAAATGGCCGCGGTGCGGTATATTCTGTTGGTGCTATTCGCAGGTAGGTGGAATTACATTTTCGATGACGCATAATATGTAgggaaataaatttgaattcctTCTACCGATTGAGATTTGACAAAAATTCCAAGTACGAATTCCCAAAACAAATTACCTCCGTATTCCCGCGATATCGATTTTTCTTATCTTTTCTTATCTTATAGGAGCACTACGGCAAGCATTCAGCCAATGTGATAATACTTCACAGGTTATAAACAAAGGGAACGGCAAATTTATGTCTCCGAATTACCCCCCAAACGAATATGGAAAATCAGCTTCATGCCTTTGGAAGTTCAAGCCACCGGTAGATGGGAAGAATTACAGTCTCAGTCTGATGATTGTTTATCAACGACTCTATTTTGCTGTCGGATCACACGGCGGGAAAGACTGTTCAGGGAATTATTCGCTTTTCATAAACAATGGTATGTTGGTGATATACAGCACATTAATTTTCCTATATTGAACACGTCATCAAATGATATTATGATGTCACATTTATTATGACGTCTCAATTTCAGCATCATACTAGCACATGTTGTAATCTTATGTCACGTTTTAAATCATGTCGTCATCCATTatgtattatgacatcattatTTGACTAATTTTCTATTATGAAGTATTtcataaagaatatattacattttctgATCACAGACTTCAAACACAATATTGTTCTCATAGATAAACAATACTGCGAAAGATACATCTCTATCCATAATCCACAATTCGTTACATTGATGTTCTATGATTCTGACTCATGTGGCGCTGGATCTCCCCATCAACCATTCTCCCCGGGCGTTACAGTTTGGTATACTTCTAAAGGATTGTTGTCCAGTTCGAATCAATCTAGTATGGGATTCGAAATCCAATACAAATTTACCGAATGTATTGAAGGTATGTCTTGGGTtactgaattttaaaatgatattgTTATTCAAATTCCATTCTCAACTTACATTCGCAAATATTATTTGACCAGCCTCGATTGTGGGTTAGGACGTGGACTGTAACTATGTCGACACAAATCTACCGAATGTTTTGAATGTATGCTTTCCGTTACTTGGGgatattgtttttcaaattgaatgaaTATATTAGAATGGATATTTATGAATTTTCATTCCATTTTCAACTCAcattcagtcagtcagtagtttatatttcaccaaaatgaaaatgatgCAAACAAAAACTAGTAAAGACCatgaaaatggcatttcacGGTGAAGGGTTGACGCGAATAATCCAatgttggttatcgagcagcgacacgaCCCGTGATAAAAGTCTAACTTGGTTTAAGTTGAACAGGAAGATGGCGCATAAATATGTGTGATTAAAAACATGTTGTTGACAACATTGGTCCAATATAACGCGTTTAAATACCATGCCAGCCACCTCTCCCAGAGTATAATAAATTTGGTAGGAAATTCCGAACCGGAAATAATCTGGTCGTTTCAAA contains:
- the LOC120331972 gene encoding uncharacterized protein LOC120331972, with protein sequence MAAVRYILLVLFAGALRQAFSQCDNTSQVINKGNGKFMSPNYPPNEYGKSASCLWKFKPPVDGKNYSLSLMIVYQRLYFAVGSHGGKDCSGNYSLFINNDKQYCERYISIHNPQFVTLMFYDSDSCGAGSPHQPFSPGVTVWYTSKGLLSSSNQSSMGFEIQYKFTECIEATTLHPTTVVPQTTFIETTTMEETTTYMLETTATGTTKPETQSTIKVTEKPIISQGTKTEAGTGDTGTIKGLSTTTVLFLVSIPGFIGIIILIASAIIYYQGRKRSVAQSLYNNDGVGMEEIRQEQSQEQGTDDGKELQTEPTDSSALYSTIEKQT